In Streptomyces sp. NBC_01439, the following are encoded in one genomic region:
- a CDS encoding SCO7613 C-terminal domain-containing membrane protein: MNTPLPPAEELALIDRELAQLDARRLYLLGRRDWLLRLLRQPGSVPAPVRWGPAATGGPTGPAGPAKEASAPSAQNVLLTLGAVLLAVAALAFTLVSWGSMGIAGRSAVLAAVTAAALGTPVLLLRRGLRSTAESVAAVGLLLTVLDAYALYAVGMPDTDGTGYAAGAAAVLAAAWAGYGSGLRKLRIPLPAAVLAAQFALPLAALAVRPGPQALGWALLATAVLDAALAVRVRAAAIPAAVTGAGALLIGVAQSWSAGSAAQALAPAALLLAGATLGVAAAWREPRASAAALTGALAAVAGLGGLARPGLDPAWTVLVHLLLALPLLAAVRAGALPAAVRNGSARAGVAVASLAALWAGAAAVAALVAPLRVLDEVWAATTPARDPYLPGAAVALTLLIAAGAAGWLARALSRPEPLVVAVASAWAGLFAAPVLLGFPVVAVLAAQLAVTGAAGVLALRSPARGARTTAAVCALTGAANVSLGALDGRAATFAVWGLLGAGCAAAAAYGAAPRPVRAGAAVCAVGYATGVLVAAGAVSDLAVVWWALPVLAVPALAAALGPRLGGVRLPVEIAAAVAGAVAVGLSAGRAGTLALVLALAGVVCAGAAVRPDRRVLGWAAGALFAAATWVRLAEAGVSAPEAYALPVTVPALMVGLLRRRRDPQASSWTAYGPGLAATLVPSLLAAWGDAGWLRPLLLGAAALVVTLLGARWRLQAPLLLGGAVLAAVAVHELAPYVVQVAGALPRWVPPALAGLLLLAVGATYERRLRDARRLRAAIGRLR, translated from the coding sequence ATGAACACGCCTCTGCCGCCCGCCGAAGAGCTGGCGCTCATCGACCGTGAGCTGGCCCAACTCGATGCCCGGCGGCTGTACTTGCTGGGCCGCCGGGACTGGCTGCTGCGGCTGCTGCGCCAGCCCGGCAGTGTGCCCGCCCCGGTCCGCTGGGGCCCGGCCGCGACCGGCGGGCCCACCGGCCCCGCCGGTCCCGCGAAGGAGGCCTCCGCGCCGAGCGCGCAGAACGTGCTGCTCACCTTGGGCGCGGTACTGCTGGCGGTCGCGGCGCTCGCGTTCACGCTGGTCAGCTGGGGGTCCATGGGGATCGCCGGACGCTCGGCGGTGCTCGCCGCGGTGACGGCGGCGGCGCTGGGCACGCCCGTGCTCCTGCTGCGCCGCGGGCTGCGGTCGACGGCGGAGTCGGTCGCGGCGGTCGGCCTGCTGCTGACGGTGCTCGATGCGTACGCGCTGTACGCGGTCGGCATGCCGGACACGGACGGCACCGGTTACGCGGCGGGGGCGGCCGCCGTGCTGGCGGCCGCGTGGGCCGGCTACGGCTCGGGGCTGCGGAAGCTGCGGATCCCGCTGCCGGCCGCGGTGCTGGCGGCGCAGTTCGCGCTGCCGCTGGCTGCTCTGGCCGTACGGCCGGGCCCGCAGGCGCTCGGCTGGGCGCTGCTGGCGACGGCCGTACTGGATGCGGCGCTCGCCGTGCGGGTCAGGGCGGCGGCGATCCCGGCGGCGGTGACGGGCGCGGGCGCGCTGCTGATCGGGGTGGCCCAGTCGTGGTCGGCCGGGTCGGCGGCGCAGGCCCTGGCCCCGGCTGCGCTGCTGCTGGCCGGCGCGACCCTCGGGGTGGCGGCGGCCTGGCGGGAGCCGCGCGCCTCGGCCGCGGCGCTGACCGGCGCCCTGGCGGCGGTGGCCGGCCTGGGCGGGCTGGCCCGGCCCGGGCTGGACCCGGCGTGGACGGTGCTGGTGCACCTGCTGCTGGCGCTGCCGCTGCTGGCGGCGGTACGGGCCGGCGCGCTCCCGGCGGCGGTCCGGAACGGGTCGGCCCGGGCCGGTGTCGCGGTGGCGTCGCTCGCGGCGCTGTGGGCGGGTGCCGCGGCGGTCGCGGCCCTGGTGGCCCCGCTGCGGGTGCTGGACGAGGTGTGGGCGGCGACGACCCCGGCGCGGGACCCGTACCTGCCGGGGGCGGCGGTCGCGCTGACCCTGCTGATCGCGGCCGGGGCGGCCGGGTGGCTCGCGCGGGCGCTGTCCCGGCCGGAGCCGTTGGTGGTGGCGGTGGCCTCGGCCTGGGCGGGGCTGTTCGCGGCCCCGGTACTGCTCGGGTTCCCGGTGGTGGCGGTGCTCGCCGCGCAGCTCGCGGTGACGGGCGCGGCGGGCGTCCTCGCCCTGCGCTCCCCGGCGCGCGGGGCCCGGACCACGGCCGCCGTGTGTGCCCTGACGGGCGCCGCGAACGTGTCCCTGGGCGCGCTGGACGGTCGGGCGGCGACCTTCGCGGTCTGGGGTCTGCTGGGCGCGGGCTGCGCGGCGGCAGCGGCGTACGGGGCGGCTCCGCGCCCGGTCCGGGCCGGGGCGGCCGTGTGCGCGGTCGGGTACGCCACTGGCGTCCTGGTGGCGGCGGGAGCGGTGTCGGACCTGGCGGTGGTGTGGTGGGCGCTGCCGGTGCTCGCGGTCCCGGCGCTGGCGGCGGCCCTCGGGCCGCGGCTGGGCGGGGTCCGGCTGCCCGTCGAGATCGCGGCGGCCGTGGCGGGCGCCGTGGCGGTGGGCCTGTCGGCCGGGCGGGCCGGAACCCTGGCGCTGGTCCTGGCGCTGGCCGGGGTGGTCTGCGCCGGCGCCGCGGTGCGGCCGGACCGGCGGGTGCTGGGCTGGGCGGCGGGGGCCCTGTTCGCGGCGGCGACCTGGGTGCGGCTGGCCGAGGCGGGGGTGAGCGCACCGGAGGCCTACGCGCTGCCGGTGACGGTGCCCGCCCTCATGGTGGGTCTGCTGCGGCGCCGTCGGGACCCGCAGGCCTCGTCCTGGACGGCGTACGGCCCGGGTCTGGCGGCAACGCTGGTGCCGAGCCTGTTGGCGGCCTGGGGGGACGCGGGCTGGCTGCGCCCGCTGTTGCTGGGGGCGGCCGCGCTGGTGGTGACCCTGCTGGGCGCCCGGTGGCGGCTCCAGGCTCCGCTCCTGCTCGGCGGTGCCGTGCTGGCGGCGGTGGCGGTGCACGAGCTGGCCCCGTACGTGGTGCAGGTCGCGGGGGCGCTCCCGCGCTGGGTGCCGCCGGCCCTGGCGGGCCTGCTGCTGCTGGCGGTGGGAGCGACGTACGAGCGGCGGCTGCGCGACGCCCGCCGACTGCGGGCCGCGATCGGCCGGCTCCGGTGA
- a CDS encoding GNAT family N-acetyltransferase, whose protein sequence is MTTTLRPSGPLQHTADGARSRPYEIRVNSRRVGTLVIASDTPFGPTVGEIRHLDVEQGDRRRGRATVAALAAEEVLRGWGCRRVRVSVPADSEAGLCMAEALGYAEYSRYMAKDLTAEPPALPEGVLGRPMTDAEYEGWYARAVDSYAAKWSGRGMSAEAARAKSVADHESQLPRGLATPGAAFVVLEAAGVPVGHVWLAPRGAGSYVYDIEVRAEHRGHGYGRHLMELAEHTALAAGHRLLALQVFTDNTPALRLYVSLGYRPTDFNYAKDLI, encoded by the coding sequence ATGACCACCACCCTGCGGCCGTCCGGGCCGCTCCAGCACACGGCCGACGGCGCGCGTTCGCGCCCGTACGAGATCCGGGTCAACAGCAGGCGGGTCGGCACCTTGGTGATCGCCTCGGACACCCCCTTCGGGCCGACGGTCGGCGAGATCCGCCACCTGGACGTCGAGCAGGGCGACCGGCGGCGGGGGAGGGCCACCGTGGCCGCGCTCGCCGCCGAGGAAGTGCTGCGCGGCTGGGGCTGCCGCCGGGTCCGCGTCTCGGTCCCGGCGGACTCGGAGGCGGGTCTGTGCATGGCGGAGGCCCTCGGGTACGCCGAGTACAGCCGGTACATGGCCAAGGACCTGACGGCCGAGCCGCCCGCCCTCCCCGAGGGGGTGCTGGGCCGCCCCATGACGGACGCCGAGTACGAGGGCTGGTACGCCCGGGCCGTCGATTCCTACGCCGCGAAATGGAGCGGCCGCGGCATGTCCGCCGAGGCCGCCCGCGCCAAGTCGGTCGCCGACCACGAGAGCCAGCTGCCCCGGGGCCTGGCCACCCCGGGAGCGGCCTTCGTCGTCCTGGAGGCCGCCGGGGTGCCCGTCGGACACGTGTGGCTCGCGCCGCGCGGGGCGGGCTCGTACGTCTACGACATCGAGGTCCGGGCCGAACACCGGGGACACGGGTACGGCCGCCACCTGATGGAGCTGGCCGAGCACACCGCCCTCGCCGCCGGCCACCGCCTGCTGGCGCTCCAGGTCTTCACCGACAACACCCCGGCCCTGAGGCTCTACGTCTCCCTCGGCTACCGGCCCACCGACTTCAACTACGCCAAGGACCTGATCTAG
- a CDS encoding DsbA family protein codes for MTDSVILDVWCELQCPDCHRALDDVRALRARYGDRLDIRLRHFPLEKHKHSFAAAQAAEEAVEQGRGWPYAEAVLARTAELAERGEPVLLDVARELGLDVEEFDTALIDGRHILIVDADQAEGKAIGVTGTPTYVIDGQRLDGGKSQDDLRARIEEIADRLLADAGESA; via the coding sequence ATGACCGATTCCGTGATCCTCGACGTCTGGTGCGAACTGCAGTGCCCGGACTGCCACCGCGCCCTGGACGACGTACGCGCCCTGCGGGCCCGCTACGGCGACCGGCTGGACATCCGGCTGCGCCACTTCCCCCTGGAGAAGCACAAGCACTCCTTCGCCGCGGCGCAGGCCGCCGAGGAGGCCGTCGAGCAGGGCCGGGGGTGGCCCTACGCGGAGGCCGTGCTGGCGCGCACCGCGGAGCTGGCCGAGCGCGGCGAGCCGGTCCTCCTGGACGTGGCGCGTGAACTGGGGCTCGACGTCGAGGAGTTCGACACCGCCCTGATCGACGGGCGGCACATCCTGATCGTCGACGCCGACCAGGCCGAGGGCAAGGCGATCGGCGTCACCGGCACCCCGACGTACGTGATCGACGGGCAGCGCCTCGACGGCGGCAAGAGCCAGGACGACCTGCGCGCCCGTATCGAGGAGATCGCCGACCGCCTGCTGGCGGACGCCGGGGAGAGCGCCTAG
- a CDS encoding TIGR02611 family protein, giving the protein MNTGSDRGTRGSAADEATTEATTGSAADKTADETAEATEQAPHVSKAPAFIKSNRSLHLSWQVGVFIVGLAVIAAGVAMLVLPGPGWVAIFAGLAIWATEFAWAHLVLRWTKRKVTEAAQKALDPKVRRRNIILTSVGLVIAGALIGFYLWKYGLVLPWNLKDQ; this is encoded by the coding sequence ATGAATACGGGGAGTGACCGCGGTACCCGAGGGTCTGCCGCTGACGAAGCCACCACGGAAGCCACCACCGGATCGGCCGCGGACAAGACCGCGGACGAGACCGCGGAGGCCACCGAGCAGGCGCCGCACGTATCGAAGGCCCCGGCCTTCATCAAGTCGAACAGGAGCCTGCATCTGAGCTGGCAGGTCGGCGTCTTCATCGTCGGCCTCGCGGTGATCGCCGCCGGCGTCGCGATGCTCGTGCTGCCCGGCCCCGGCTGGGTCGCGATCTTCGCGGGCCTGGCGATCTGGGCCACCGAGTTCGCCTGGGCCCACCTCGTGCTGCGCTGGACGAAGCGGAAGGTGACCGAGGCCGCACAGAAGGCGCTCGACCCGAAGGTCCGCCGTCGCAACATCATCCTGACCAGCGTGGGCCTCGTCATCGCGGGCGCACTGATCGGTTTCTACCTGTGGAAGTACGGGCTCGTCCTGCCCTGGAACCTCAAGGACCAGTGA
- a CDS encoding CGNR zinc finger domain-containing protein — translation MQIPHDTRRALDVVVALVNTAAEADQPDGLSDIGELRGFVQEYSISDVGELSARDLAGVRTVRGKFAQVFASPNPRAASILINELVATAGTTPQLTDHDGYDWHVHYFAPGASVGDHLAADGGMALAFIVVSGEQDRLRRCEAPDCRRAFVDLSRNRSRRYCDSRTCGNRLHVAAYRARRKEADAGASEQEEIVHGGEQQQDADHR, via the coding sequence GTGCAGATCCCCCACGACACCCGTCGCGCGCTCGACGTCGTCGTCGCGCTGGTGAACACCGCGGCCGAGGCCGACCAGCCCGACGGGCTCTCGGACATCGGCGAGCTGCGCGGATTCGTCCAGGAGTACTCGATCAGCGACGTCGGCGAGCTCAGCGCCCGCGACCTGGCCGGCGTCCGGACCGTGCGCGGCAAGTTCGCCCAGGTCTTCGCCTCCCCGAACCCGCGTGCGGCTTCGATACTGATCAACGAGCTCGTGGCCACGGCCGGCACCACCCCGCAGCTGACCGACCACGACGGCTACGACTGGCACGTGCACTACTTCGCACCGGGCGCGTCGGTGGGCGACCACCTGGCGGCCGACGGCGGCATGGCGCTGGCCTTCATCGTGGTCTCCGGCGAACAGGATCGGCTGCGCCGCTGCGAGGCCCCGGACTGTCGACGGGCCTTCGTCGACCTGTCCCGCAACCGTTCCCGGCGCTACTGCGACAGCCGGACCTGCGGGAACCGGCTGCACGTGGCGGCGTACCGGGCCCGGCGCAAGGAGGCCGACGCGGGGGCGTCAGAGCAGGAAGAGATCGTGCACGGCGGCGAGCAGCAGCAGGATGCCGATCACCGCTAG
- the cobA gene encoding uroporphyrinogen-III C-methyltransferase yields MAETPAYPVGLRLAGRRVVVIGGGQVAQRRLPALIAAGADVLLISPSATPSVDAMAETGEIRWERRRYRDGDLADAWYALIATQNREDNERASAEAERERVWCVRADDASAATAWTPATGRVEGVTVAVLTGNDPRRSAAVRDAVVEGLRDGTLTAPAHRHKATPGVALVGGGPGDPDLITVRGRRLLAEADVVIADRLGPRDLLDELPPHVEVIDAAKIPYGRFMAQEAINNALIEHARAGKAVVRLKGGDPYVFGRGMEELQALAEVGIPCTVVPGISSSISVPGAVGIPVTHRGVAHEFTVVSGHVGPDDARSLVDWASLAKLTGTLVILMGVDKIGLIAEALVRHGRSADTPVAVIQEGTTATQRRVDATLATVGETVRAEEVRPPAVIVIGEVVRVNGPGDPTPPTTSA; encoded by the coding sequence ATGGCCGAAACCCCCGCCTACCCCGTCGGTCTCCGACTCGCCGGCCGCCGCGTCGTCGTCATCGGCGGCGGACAGGTCGCGCAGCGCCGCCTTCCCGCACTCATCGCGGCCGGCGCCGACGTCCTGCTCATCTCGCCCTCCGCCACCCCCTCCGTGGACGCGATGGCCGAGACCGGCGAGATCCGTTGGGAGCGCCGCCGCTACCGGGACGGTGACCTCGCCGACGCCTGGTACGCGCTGATCGCCACCCAGAACCGCGAGGACAACGAGCGCGCCTCCGCCGAGGCCGAGCGCGAGCGCGTCTGGTGCGTCCGCGCCGACGACGCCTCCGCCGCCACCGCCTGGACCCCCGCGACCGGCCGCGTCGAGGGGGTCACCGTCGCCGTGCTGACCGGCAACGACCCCCGCCGCTCCGCGGCCGTGCGCGACGCCGTCGTGGAGGGCCTGCGCGACGGCACCCTCACCGCCCCGGCCCACCGGCACAAGGCCACCCCCGGCGTGGCCCTCGTCGGCGGCGGCCCGGGCGACCCGGACCTGATCACCGTGCGCGGCCGCCGCCTCCTCGCCGAGGCCGACGTGGTCATCGCCGACCGGCTCGGCCCCCGCGACCTGCTCGACGAGCTTCCGCCGCACGTCGAGGTCATCGACGCCGCGAAGATCCCGTACGGCCGGTTCATGGCCCAGGAGGCCATCAACAACGCCCTGATCGAGCACGCCCGGGCCGGCAAGGCCGTGGTCCGGCTCAAGGGCGGCGACCCGTACGTCTTCGGCCGCGGCATGGAGGAGCTCCAGGCCCTCGCCGAGGTCGGCATCCCCTGCACCGTCGTCCCCGGCATCTCCAGCTCCATCTCGGTGCCCGGCGCCGTCGGCATCCCGGTCACCCACCGCGGTGTGGCGCACGAGTTCACCGTGGTCAGCGGCCACGTCGGCCCCGACGACGCGCGCTCGCTCGTGGACTGGGCCTCCCTCGCCAAGCTCACCGGCACCCTGGTGATCCTGATGGGCGTCGACAAGATCGGCCTGATCGCCGAGGCGCTGGTGCGCCACGGCCGCTCCGCGGACACCCCTGTCGCGGTGATCCAGGAGGGCACCACCGCCACCCAGCGCCGGGTGGACGCCACCTTGGCCACGGTCGGCGAGACCGTGCGCGCCGAAGAGGTCCGTCCGCCGGCCGTCATCGTCATCGGGGAGGTCGTCCGCGTCAACGGCCCGGGCGACCCCACCCCGCCCACCACCAGCGCCTGA
- a CDS encoding TrmH family RNA methyltransferase: MADLITVNDPDDPRLRDYTGLTDVELRRRREPAEGLFIAEGEKVIRRAKDAGYEMRSMLLSAKWVDVMRDVIDELPAPVYAVTPELAERVTGYHVHRGALASMQRKPLPTAEELLSTTRRVVVMEAVNDHTNIGAIFRSAAALGMDAVLLSPDCADPLYRRSVKVSMGAVFSVPYARLEAWPKSLDSVREAGFKLLALTPHEKATAIDVAAPQSLERVALMLGAEGDGLSTPALVAADEWVRIPMAHGVDSLNVGAAAAVAFYAVAQGRA; this comes from the coding sequence GTGGCTGATCTCATCACCGTCAACGACCCCGACGACCCGCGCCTGCGCGACTACACGGGCCTGACCGACGTCGAACTCCGGCGCAGGCGCGAGCCCGCGGAAGGCCTCTTCATCGCCGAGGGCGAGAAGGTCATCAGACGCGCCAAGGACGCCGGGTACGAGATGCGCTCGATGCTGCTCTCCGCCAAGTGGGTCGACGTCATGCGCGACGTCATCGACGAACTCCCGGCCCCGGTCTACGCCGTGACCCCCGAGCTCGCCGAGCGCGTCACCGGCTACCACGTGCACCGCGGGGCCCTGGCCTCCATGCAGCGCAAGCCGCTGCCCACGGCCGAGGAACTGCTCTCCACGACCCGCCGCGTGGTCGTCATGGAAGCGGTCAACGACCACACCAACATCGGAGCCATCTTCCGCAGCGCCGCCGCCCTCGGCATGGACGCGGTGCTGTTGTCGCCCGACTGCGCGGACCCGCTCTACCGCCGCTCGGTGAAGGTCTCCATGGGAGCGGTGTTCTCCGTCCCCTACGCCCGCCTCGAGGCCTGGCCGAAGAGCCTGGACTCGGTGCGCGAGGCGGGCTTCAAGCTGCTCGCCCTCACCCCGCACGAGAAGGCCACGGCGATCGACGTGGCCGCGCCGCAGTCCCTGGAACGGGTCGCGCTGATGCTCGGTGCCGAGGGCGACGGCCTGTCCACGCCCGCGCTGGTCGCCGCTGACGAGTGGGTGCGCATCCCCATGGCCCACGGCGTGGACTCGCTGAACGTGGGCGCGGCGGCCGCGGTCGCCTTCTACGCGGTGGCCCAGGGCCGCGCCTGA
- a CDS encoding SsgA family sporulation/cell division regulator has protein sequence MNTTVSCELHLRLVVSSESSLPVPAGLRYDTADPYAVHATFHTGAEETVEWVFARDLLAEGLHRPTGTGDVRVWPSRSHGQGVVCIALSSPEGEALLEAPARALESFLKRTDAAVPPGTEHRHFDLDKELSHILAES, from the coding sequence ATGAACACCACGGTCAGCTGCGAGCTGCACCTGCGCCTCGTTGTGTCGAGCGAGTCCTCACTGCCTGTTCCCGCGGGCCTGCGGTATGACACGGCCGACCCCTACGCCGTGCACGCCACCTTCCACACCGGCGCCGAGGAGACGGTCGAATGGGTGTTCGCCCGCGACCTCCTCGCGGAGGGTCTCCACCGGCCCACCGGTACCGGCGACGTCCGCGTCTGGCCGTCCCGCAGCCACGGTCAGGGCGTCGTCTGCATCGCCCTGAGCTCACCGGAGGGAGAAGCGCTGCTCGAAGCACCCGCCCGAGCACTCGAGTCGTTCCTCAAGCGGACGGACGCCGCGGTTCCACCCGGGACCGAGCACCGGCACTTCGACCTCGACAAGGAGCTCTCCCACATCCTGGCCGAAAGCTGA
- a CDS encoding aminotransferase class IV, which translates to MKIWLDGALTEVDSAKVSVFDHGLTVGDGVFETLKAERGRAFALTRHLERLTRSARGLGLPDPDLDEVRRACAAVLEANPLEHGRLRITYTGGVSPLGSDRGDAGTTLIAAVADSPRRPDTTAVVTVPWVRNERSAVAGLKTTSYAENVVALAAAHRAGASEALLANTLGRLCEGTGSNVFVVLDGELHTPPLESGCLAGITRALIVDWAGAKETDLPFEVLERAEEVFVTSSLRDAQAVLRIDDRELGAAPGPVTAEVMRIFEVKAAADIDP; encoded by the coding sequence ATGAAGATCTGGCTCGACGGAGCCCTGACCGAGGTCGACAGCGCGAAGGTGTCCGTCTTCGACCACGGTCTGACCGTGGGCGACGGCGTCTTCGAGACGCTGAAGGCCGAGCGCGGCCGCGCCTTCGCGCTCACCCGGCACCTGGAACGGCTCACCCGCTCGGCCCGGGGCCTGGGCCTGCCGGACCCCGACCTCGACGAGGTCCGCCGCGCCTGCGCCGCCGTACTGGAGGCCAACCCGCTGGAGCACGGCCGGCTGCGCATCACCTACACCGGCGGGGTCTCCCCGCTCGGCTCCGACCGGGGGGACGCCGGGACCACCCTGATCGCCGCCGTCGCGGACTCCCCCCGCCGCCCGGACACCACCGCCGTCGTCACGGTGCCCTGGGTCCGCAACGAGCGTTCCGCCGTGGCCGGGCTGAAGACCACCTCGTACGCCGAGAACGTGGTCGCCCTCGCCGCCGCGCACCGCGCCGGGGCCTCCGAAGCGCTCCTCGCCAACACCCTCGGCCGGCTCTGCGAGGGAACCGGCTCCAACGTGTTCGTCGTACTGGACGGGGAACTGCACACCCCGCCGCTCGAATCCGGCTGCCTGGCGGGCATCACCCGGGCCCTGATCGTCGACTGGGCCGGCGCCAAGGAGACCGACCTGCCCTTCGAGGTGCTGGAGCGGGCCGAGGAGGTCTTCGTGACCTCCTCGCTGCGCGATGCCCAGGCGGTGCTGCGGATCGACGACCGCGAGCTGGGAGCTGCGCCCGGACCGGTCACGGCCGAGGTGATGCGGATCTTCGAGGTGAAGGCGGCCGCGGACATCGACCCGTAA
- a CDS encoding serine/threonine-protein kinase produces MAMMRLRREDPRVVGSFRLHRRLGAGGMGVVYLGSDRRGQRVALKVIRPDLAEDQEFRSRFAREVSAARRIRGGCTARLVAADLEAERPWFATQYVPGPSLHDKVAEEGPLTAAQIAAVGAALSEGLVAVHEAGVVHRDLKPSNILLSPKGPRIIDFGIAWATGASTLTHVGTAVGSPGFLAPEQVRGAAVTPATDVFALGATLAYAATADSPFGHGSSEVMLYRVVHEEPHLQGVPDALAPLVRACLAKDPEERPSTLQLSMRLKEIAAREAQGLSDGRPPAQRARAERPTGRLPEAERIGVAEEYPGRRTERRTGGSTAPRAQGGPPSGPHSRPSSSRNPQHPGGPTSRPTSGRTGGRPAPRTTGTGRRPSRPDPKLMRQRLIVFVVVTLIVALGIAAAQKL; encoded by the coding sequence ATGGCGATGATGCGGCTCCGGCGCGAGGACCCGCGTGTCGTCGGCTCGTTCAGACTGCACCGGCGGCTCGGCGCCGGCGGCATGGGCGTGGTCTACCTGGGGTCGGACCGGCGGGGGCAGCGCGTCGCGCTCAAGGTCATCCGGCCGGATCTGGCCGAGGACCAGGAGTTCCGCTCGCGGTTCGCCCGCGAGGTGTCCGCCGCCCGGCGGATCCGGGGCGGGTGCACCGCACGCCTGGTGGCCGCCGACCTGGAGGCCGAGCGCCCCTGGTTCGCGACCCAGTACGTGCCCGGTCCCTCGCTGCACGACAAGGTGGCCGAGGAAGGCCCCCTGACGGCTGCGCAGATCGCCGCCGTGGGCGCCGCGCTCTCCGAGGGCCTGGTAGCCGTCCACGAGGCGGGGGTCGTGCACCGCGACCTCAAGCCCTCGAACATCCTGCTGTCGCCCAAGGGCCCCCGGATCATCGACTTCGGCATCGCCTGGGCCACCGGGGCGAGCACCCTCACCCATGTGGGTACGGCCGTCGGCTCCCCCGGGTTCCTCGCACCCGAGCAGGTGCGCGGCGCCGCCGTCACCCCGGCCACCGACGTCTTCGCCCTGGGCGCCACCCTGGCCTACGCGGCCACCGCCGACTCGCCCTTCGGGCACGGCAGTTCCGAGGTCATGCTGTACCGCGTGGTGCACGAGGAGCCGCACCTCCAGGGCGTGCCGGACGCTCTGGCGCCCCTGGTGCGGGCCTGCCTCGCCAAGGACCCCGAGGAGCGGCCCAGCACGCTCCAGCTGTCGATGCGGCTCAAGGAGATCGCGGCCCGCGAGGCGCAGGGGCTCTCCGACGGGCGTCCGCCGGCCCAGCGGGCCCGGGCCGAGCGGCCGACCGGACGGCTGCCCGAGGCCGAGCGGATCGGCGTGGCCGAGGAGTACCCCGGCCGGCGTACGGAGCGCCGTACGGGCGGCTCCACCGCGCCCCGGGCACAGGGCGGCCCGCCGAGCGGTCCGCACTCGCGGCCCTCGTCCTCCCGCAACCCGCAGCACCCCGGCGGGCCGACCTCCCGGCCGACCTCGGGGCGTACGGGCGGCCGTCCGGCCCCCAGGACGACGGGGACGGGACGGCGCCCCTCGCGGCCGGATCCGAAGCTGATGCGCCAGCGGCTGATCGTGTTCGTCGTGGTGACGCTGATCGTGGCGCTGGGCATCGCGGCGGCCCAGAAGCTCTAG
- a CDS encoding chorismate-binding protein, producing MHDLPPMARFGGLLATDLRDVTSDPAALDSTGFWAVSADFEGRLVCARFGDVRREPVPAPVPGAWRGPDADRWTSSLDRAAYVAGVRRVREHIAAGEVYQANLCRVMSAPLPHPDRADVDALTALLARGNPAPFAGTIRLAAHGVEIATASPELFLRRSGRHIESGPIKGTGRTVDDLLPKDHAENVMIVDLVRNDLGRVCATGSVAVPELCAVEEHPGLVHLVSIVSGELADGAGWPELLAATFPPGSVTGAPKSSALRIIEALETAPRGPYCGGIGWVDADRRTAELAVGIRTFWIDREAAGGPRLLFGTGAGITWGSDPDREWAETELKAARLLRVAMGHEVSGGTQGTNDTIGRTAP from the coding sequence GTGCACGACCTGCCTCCCATGGCCCGCTTCGGCGGCCTCCTCGCGACCGACCTCCGAGACGTCACCAGCGATCCCGCCGCCCTCGACTCCACCGGCTTCTGGGCGGTGTCCGCCGACTTCGAAGGGCGGCTCGTCTGTGCGCGCTTCGGCGACGTACGCCGCGAGCCGGTCCCCGCGCCCGTTCCGGGCGCCTGGCGCGGACCCGACGCCGACCGGTGGACCTCCTCCCTCGACCGCGCCGCGTACGTGGCCGGCGTACGGCGCGTCCGGGAACACATCGCCGCCGGCGAGGTCTACCAGGCCAACCTCTGCCGGGTGATGTCCGCGCCGCTGCCCCACCCCGACCGCGCCGATGTCGACGCCCTCACCGCACTCCTCGCGCGCGGCAACCCCGCCCCCTTCGCAGGAACGATTCGCCTGGCCGCCCACGGCGTCGAGATCGCCACCGCCTCGCCCGAGCTGTTCCTGCGCCGGTCCGGCCGGCACATCGAGTCCGGCCCCATCAAGGGGACCGGCCGCACCGTCGACGACCTGCTCCCCAAGGACCACGCCGAGAACGTGATGATCGTGGACCTCGTGCGCAACGACCTCGGCCGGGTCTGCGCGACGGGCTCCGTCGCCGTCCCCGAACTGTGCGCCGTCGAGGAGCACCCGGGCCTCGTCCACCTCGTCTCCATCGTGAGCGGCGAACTCGCCGACGGCGCCGGCTGGCCCGAGCTGCTCGCCGCCACCTTCCCGCCCGGTTCCGTCACGGGCGCCCCGAAGTCCTCCGCCCTGCGGATCATCGAAGCCCTGGAAACCGCCCCGCGCGGCCCCTACTGCGGAGGCATCGGCTGGGTGGACGCGGACCGGCGCACCGCCGAGCTCGCCGTCGGCATCCGTACCTTCTGGATCGACCGCGAAGCCGCCGGCGGCCCCCGACTGCTCTTCGGCACCGGAGCGGGCATCACCTGGGGCTCCGACCCCGACCGCGAGTGGGCGGAGACCGAACTCAAAGCCGCCCGGCTCCTGCGCGTGGCCATGGGCCACGAGGTGAGCGGTGGTACGCAGGGGACGAACGACACGATCGGAAGGACCGCACCATGA